One genomic region from Diabrotica undecimpunctata isolate CICGRU chromosome 9, icDiaUnde3, whole genome shotgun sequence encodes:
- the LOC140449944 gene encoding uncharacterized protein, which produces MSRGLSEYQMKRPLSVKELQAILEDDSDLEEADEIDAVYIPPLVNVLTDEEDLDDNLLIEEEALTDIAGTFEIYTRSREEAKTPTESILEPSTTRGKKRKVNSERKCKPTQYTPDWSKSSENYSSSPKDNEFNKKEEIKLRLAGKTPFEIFSLFFEDIVFQKILEFSLTYARDNNRHNFKLSPAQLQKFFGILILTGYHTLLACDMYWSRDPDKGVELVKHKKKSSCLRQ; this is translated from the exons ATGTCCAGAGG actaTCCGAATATCAAATGAAGAGACCTCTTTCAGTGAAAGAATTGCAAGCTATACTGGAGGATGATTCTGATTTAGAAGAAGCGGATGAGATAGATGCAGTTTATATACCTCCTTTAGTTAATGTGTTAACAGATGAAGAGGATTTGGATGATAATCTTCTTATAGAGGAAGAAGCTTTGACTGATATCGCTGGTACATTCGAGATTTACACAAGGTCTCGAGAAGAGGCTAAGACGCCCACAGAATCCATATTGGAACCATCTACAACTAGGGGGAAGAAAAGAAAAGTAAATTCCGAACGAAAATGCAAACCAACGCAATATACACCTGACTGGTCTAAATCGTCAGAAAACTATTCCTCTTCTCCAAAAGacaatgaatttaataaaaaggaaGAAATAAAGCTTAGACTGGCTGGGAAAACACCATTTGAaatattctctttattttttgaagATATTGTATTCCAGAAGATACTCGAATTCAGCCTGACGTATGCCCGGGACAACAACAGACATAATTTTAAACTCTCTCCAGCTCAACTGCAGaagttttttggtattttaatcCTTACCGGTTATCATACACTTCTGGCGTGTGATATGTATTGGTCAAGAGACCCAGATAAAGGCGTGGAGCTGGTGAAACATAAAAAGAAATCTTCATGTCTCCGACAATAA